Genomic DNA from Brenneria izadpanahii:
TGAAAGCTCTTATTGGTAGAGGCCTGAGTTTTGCTGCTACAGGGACAATGATGAGGACATTATCAATACTAACAGGACCAGTAGGGTGGGGTATCACTGGGATTTGGACTGCGATTGATATTGGAAGTACTGCTTACCGTGTAACAATTCCAGCAGTATTGCAGGTGGCATTTTTGCGCTCAAAAATGTCTAACGGCATTGCGGATGAAATAACTTTCGATTGATTTTTAATCGTCTTGCTTGGATGTTTTGAACATAATGCAGGCTGTCTTCTTAGCGGTTGCCAGCCTGTGTCACCTCTTCATTGAGATGGCATTGTTGAATAAATCGCTCTTATGCAGATGGTTGTTCAAAAAGCAGATACCCGATTACAACAAATCAATCAGTTCAAAAGGCCTAACCATATCGTTGCTGTTAGCATCAAGAAAATCAGCCCACCATTGAAGCATCAGGCGACGTTGTTCAAGATATTTGGCCTTGTAGGTGTGGGCAGAGCGAAAGCAGTTTCCCTCTTGTAGCCCATCTGGCGCTATCCTTTAACCATCTTTGTATGTTTTATAAACACAAAAATTGATGTATGCTTTGATGTGCATTATTCTGTATGTAATAAAACGCACTTTCAGGTAAACTATGGAACGCATCCTTGCAGAAAAATCTATCAACATCACTGAGTTAAGAAAGAACCCAGCGAAGTATTTTATTGATGAGCCGGTTGCCGTTCTTTCCAACAACCGTCCTGCTGGCTACATGGTCAGTGCCAAGGTGTTTGAAGAACTGATCGATCTGTTGGAAGAGAAGCAGGGCAGGGTTCATACGGCTGCGCGGTTCAGGCCATCTGCTGAACGTTTAAGCGATATTGCGGATAGTGGGCAGAAACTGCTGCAAAACGCCTCCGACAAGGATCTGACCGAGTTCACGGAATGAGCATTAGGATTTTTAAGTCAGCACTGATTCGCCAGCAATTGAGCCAACAAGAGCTTGATGATTTGGCGGAAGATTTTCTGTCCTATAAAAAAGATGGCGTGTTGCCAGATACCTTTGGTCGTGATGCACCCTATGATGATGACCGCACCTATCCCTTGGTAAAAGAGGAGCAGGTGGCCCACATTCATCTTGCCGATGCGGATGCCCCTTTCCCGAAGTTTTTACGTCAGTTCAAACGAACCAGCGATCAGGCGCATTTGGTATACTGCCAAGGTGCGATGGATCCCGATGCCTATCTACTTATTATCATCCTTAAACCCGAAGCGCATAAAATGGCACGCAACAATAACCATATGCATAAGATCGGGATGATGGCAGAAGCGTTCAGGATGAAGCATTAAGTCGGTCAAAAAACACTCTGTCATTTAGGGCAGAAAAACATATGGGGGCATCATTGGGGGCATGTAGGTAGTTGAAACAGAATATTGGTTAATACTATCAATATGATACTAGTCAGGTATTGTTCCTATTATCGCACCACTAACTCACCCGAGTGAGTCCAAGAAAATCCATAAAATCTTTTTAAATCAACGTTATTTTCTGATTTGACTTCTGTGTTCGTCCGATGTTTTCCAGAGACGTCCGGGTTTTATAGAATTATGTATAGTCAGGTTAGATACAGAATCTTTATACACATACGATATGCAGGTTCGCAGCGCGAAACCCGATGAAAAGCCTTATACGCTCGGTGACGGTTTGGGGTTGTCTTTACTCATTGAGCCAAGGGGAGCAAAAGCTGGGGCTTCCGTTATCGCTTCATTTCTGGCGCTGGCTGACCGTGCTGCGGGGCACAATGCGGATAAACAAGACCGTATCCTGGCCGCACAGTTTCTGGCGTTGACGACCTGCTACGATTGGCAACTGTTCCTGGTGGTGAGTGGCCCCGGCGGCGCGGGAAAGTATCCTGGCTGAGATTGCCACCATGCTGGCCGGGTAGGACAACACTACGGCGGTCACCATCAACACCATTGAAACCCCGCGTAAAAATCCTCTGCGCATTGATGGATGGACGCGCGTGGACTGCCACGGAACTGAGCGCGGTCGCGGATATAGCCGCTTCTACAGCCAGCGCTCATCTGTCCCGCCTTGTCCGTGGAAACCTGATTACGTGCCTTTCTCAAGGGCGTCATCGTTATTATCGTCTGGCGGGAAAGGATATTGCGGAGCTGATTGAAAAAATCATAGGGGTATCATGGCGATCGGCGTCATTAGCTAAAATTGGCACTCCCACGTCGTTACGGATTGCCCGAACGTGCTATGACCATTTAGCGGGCGAAATTGCGGTTCACATTTATGATTTCATGGCCGCTGAAGGTTGGGTTACTCCTGATGGCGGTTCAATCACGCCATTAGGCCAAAACCAGTTCCAGTAGTTAGACATTACGCTTAACCCAAAAACACGGCGTAAGAAATGCTGTGCCTGCCTTGACTGGAGTGAGCGTCGATTTCATCTCGGAGGAGAGGCAGGGGCTGCTTTTTTTACGCATTGTGAGCAGAAAGGATGGTTAACCAGCGTTCCGGGGTATCGGGAAGTTAATATTACTTCCAGTGGAAAGCTGGCGTTTAAAAAATTGTTTAGATTGTATCCATCAATTACATAACTCTCGGAGTGATCTTATCCGGCAATAGGGATTGTTTATCCTTAGGCGGATACGCGGTGTCGGCGATTCACGTATATCAAATCCAAACATCATTTTGAGCCGTGCGTTCTCCCCGCTCTTCTCCCGTGTTTAACACGCCACGTGGTTCGATCAGCAAAAGCTTTACTTCTTTATCCGCATAGGGTTTATGTTCAATACCACGTTTTACAATAAACATTTCCCCTGCATGAACATTAACGAACCCATCACGAAAATCTATACGTAATGCCCCATTCAATACTATGAATGTTTCGTCTGTATCTTCATGAGTATGCCAAACAAAATCGCCCTGTATTTTAACTATCTTAAACTGATAGTCATTCATTTCAGCGATGACTTTGGGTGTCCATTGCTCATTGAATAATGAAAATTTGCGTTCAAAATTAATGGGTTCGTACATGTATTCTCTCCTGTTTGAATTGGCATATATCCTAATATGAAGAGATTTTTAGGTCTTGAACGTTTGTGCAACTTATTAGAGCAAACCTTTGGTTATTATTTTTAGCCAAAGCCCCGGTGAAATACCGAATGTTTTGACAAAATGACGAGTCATATGGCTTTGATCGGCAAAGCCGGCAATAAGCGCTATATCGGTTAAATCCTGACCTGTTAACATAAGCCTTCGGCAATACTCAAGACGCCTCATCGTTACGTATCTGTATGGGCTTGTTCCATATAACATGCGGAAGTCACGGGATAAATTCCATCGATCCCGACCACTAACTAAAGAAAGCGTATCAAGCGTGATTGTTTCCGTAAATAAATCGTTTATATATTCACGAGCACGTTCAGCCGCACGGTAGTCATACGATCTCCGTTTAATCTTTTGTCCTCCGACCTCAGAAAGCGCATTAGCCAAATCATAAATAGCATCATCCTCTTCCAATGACTCGAAGGTATCATCCATGCCCTTAAGTAAAGATTCCGTCGCAGCGACAAGACGTTGATCTGTGGATATTCCGCCTTTAATGAAGGGGAGCGGTTGGCCTCCGAGAACTTTCTGGATAGATGATGGCTCTACGTAAATCATACGGTAGTGGAATCCATCGGACGAACCCGCTTCTCCATCGTGGAGCTCATCCGGGTGAAGCACCATTGTATGACCCGCTAAGCTATGTCTTAGACTGCCTCGATACCTAAAGCTCTGTATACCGGATAGTGTCCGACCGATGGCATAAGTGTCATGCCGATGCGGGTCATACCCATGACCGGTAAAAAATGCTTCCAGACGTTCAAATTTATTTGAAGTGGTTGCGAGTTTAACCCAATCATTTTTGATCGTGCTGCGAAACATAGCCTGTCGCCTTTATTAGTCGTCAAAGCGGAAAACATGGGCAAGATGGCAAAATCATATAACTCGGCGGACAGTATGAAACAATTTTTCTTCAGACGGAAATGCCGGAGGTTTCAAATCAGGAACCGATGACTCTAAAGCGTTGGTATCGCTATAGCAGCGTTGGTGCTCTTGAGGTAACAGATAAAGGGGCGATGTTATTTTGGGGGCGCAAAGAGGGCCGGTGTTGGTCATCGTGCCGTTACTGAGGCGCTGAACCAAGCGGTGGAGATGGCGCTAAAATGACGTAAGTGGCCTATACGTGGAAACCGGATGGTGCGCCGGGCTGGGTAGATAAAGATGCCTTTGCTGGCGTGAATGGTATGACTGAGCTGGAAGAGTCAGCGATCGTGCTTGTGAATGCCAATAAAGGCTGGTCGGCAAGGTAAGTATCCATTGTAAGGAAAATCCAGCGGTCTTTACTGGGGCGCGTTTATTCACGGTTGCAACGATGAGCGCTATGCTTTCCCGGATGAGATATTTATAACATCAGACTGATTTTCTGTAGACGAGATGCCGGAGGCCCAATGCTTGATTCCTTTGATTGGATTAACGAACCTGAACAATGGCTTTGCGATAACGGTAAATTAAGCGTTATCACCGATGACAAAACCGATTTTTGGCGAAAAACCTGGTACGGGTTTGAACGCTTTTCAGGACATATCTTCGCTACCGGCGTGCCCGGCGATTTCACTTTCCAGGCGAAGATCTGCGCCGATTTCAACACGCTGTATGACCAGGCCGGGATCATGTTTATGTCAGACGAGCGGCACTGGCTTAAAGCGGGCATTGAATTCAACGACGGCGCGCCCGCCATCGGCAGCGTGCTGACGCTGGAGAACTCAGACTGGGCAACCGGCATCTTTCCCGGAAACCCCCGTGAGTTCTGGCTTCGCTTGACCCGCAAAGGCGAGAGTCTGAGGCTGCAATACTCGACGGATGGCCATCACTGGCCGCTGCTGCGTCTATGTTACTTTCCGCAAGGCGCAGCGAAAATCGGTGTGATGTGCTGTACGCCTGAGCGCCGCGGATTATCGGTGGATTTCTTTGATATTACGCTGACCCCGCCTATGGATAAAACGCTGCATGATCTGAGTTGAACGCCAGAGCCTGCGCGAGTACCTTGAATGGCGCGGTAATGTTAAACACTCGGGTAGCCGAACGGCATTAATGAATCTTTGCGACAATCTCTAACGTGCCATTGATGATGAACTGAACGCCCATGCACACCAGCAGGAAACCCATCAGGCGGGAAATGGCCTCGATACCGCTTTTTCCGACAAGCCGCATGATGAATCCCGAGCTTTTCAGGCACAGCCACAAAATCAGGCCGCATAGCATAAACGTCAAGACCGGGGCGACCGTCAACACCCACGGCGTAATATTCACACCGCTTTTTACTTGCGATGCGGTGCTGATGATCAGCGCGATAGTCCCTGGGCCTGCGGTGCTGGGCATCGCCAATGGAACGAAAGCGATATTGACCGTACTGGAAGAATTGCTGTTATTGATTTCAGCGGCTTTACTCGCCACTTCAGGCGCGTGCTCCGGCTTTTGCTGTGGGAACAGCATACGGAAACCAATGAAAGCAACGATCAGCCCGCCGGCAATGCGTAATCCGGGAATAGAAATGCCGAAGGTATTCATGACGAGTTGCCCGCCATAAAACGCGACGGTCATAATGATGAAAACATACAAGGATGCCTGGAATATCTGCTTGTTCCGTTCGCTGTAGCTCATGTTTCCAGCTAGTCCCAGAAACAGCGCCACCGTGGTCAGGGGGTTGGCGAGAGGTAAAATGAGTACTAAACCAAGTCCGATTGTTTGAATTAACTCCAGCATTTAATCTTCCTGTTAGCTGTAAACACCGCAAGACCAGCCCGTAAGGCTCTCCTTTATGGTAAATGTTGCCTTGCTACTGTTGTTGGTTTTCTCAGCGGTTTTCTTCATTTTCAGCCAGGCTTTTAAAACGGCGGAGCGTTTTCGTCAGCATGTCTTTGGACAGAATATCGAACATCTGGCTGATTTTTTTCCCCAGCAGGCCTCCGGGGGGATCAAAATGAATCATCAGCGTTACTTCTGTTCCCGAGCCTGACGGGGCAGGTTTGAACGACAATCTGCCTTCATTGGGAATACGGGCTCCTTCCAGAGAACGCCAGTAGATATATTCCCCCGGTTTCTCGTCAACAATCCGCGCCTGCCACTCAATAAGCGCGCCGAACGGCGTGTTAACACGCCAGCGCGAATCGGTATGGTTGAGAATATCGATCGTAGCGAAATGATTCATCAACACCGGCAGCGTTTCGGGCTTACGCCAGAGTGCGAATAGCGTTTCCGCAGAACGATTGATCGTAATGCTGCTACGAATTTCGTCTGAACCGCTATTGCCTCTGCCACCAATATTCTTTAGAAAGGGCGGTCGTAACAAGACTCCTCCTAATGGGTTTTAGGCTCGAAGGGGCATCTTTAAAGATCATTGTGACCGATATTAATCATTAAGCAAAGTCGGAAGACGGGGCGGGTTTTATGTAACATGATCTATTTCCTCTGCAACTGGCTTCGCATATCTGATGGCAAGACCTCTTTTTCTGGGGAAAAGTGTTACCCTGACTTATCAACTCCTGATTAGGATGATGTAGCAATGACGGAAAATGACATTTTACGATTAAGCGCTCTGGCCGGCGATCGGCTTAAGGCCCGCGGCGCCAAGATGACTTGTGCGGAGTCCTGCACTGGGGGATGGCTGGCTAAGGCGATCACCGATGTCGCCGGTAGCTCCGGCTGGTTTGACTATGGCTTTGTCACATACAGTAATCAGGCTAAACAGGCGCTGGTCGGCGTGAAAGAAAATACCTTGGCTAGCCATGGCGCAGTGAGTTCGGAGGTGGTGCAGGAAATGGCCGCAGGTGCGTTGAGCGCAGCAGGGGCGGACTTCGCCGTCTCTGTTAGCGGTATTGCCGGGCCGGATGGCGGAACCGATGAAAAGCCGGTAGGCACAGTCTGGTTTGGTTTCACTGATAATCAGGGACATGCCTTCACCCGCAAAGCATTATTCGGCGGAGACAGGCATGCCGTACGTTTGCAGTCCGTCCATTTTGCGTTGCAAACGCTGCTGGATGAGTTTCTGCAAAAATAATCTTGATGCTGTATGCGTATACAGTATAATATTGGCAATTATTCGGTAATCCATGATTAAGCGGCCGGTAGAGAGACAGCTTTACGCCGTATGACAGGAGCAGAAATGGCTATTGACGAGAACAAACAAAAGGCGCTGGCCGCAGCGCTGGGTCAGATCGAAAAGCAATTTGGTAAAGGTTCTATCATGCGTTTGGGCGAGGATCGCTCAATGGATGTTGAAACCATTTCAACCGGCTCCTTGTCCCTTGATATCGCATTAGGGGCGGGTGGTTTGCCGATGGGCCGTATCGTTGAGATTTATGGTCCGGAGTCATCGGGTAAAACAACGCTGACATTGCAGGTGATTGCGGCGGCTCAGCGTGAAGGTAAAACCTGCGCCTTTATCGACGCAGAGCACGCGTTGGATCCGATTTACGCCAAGAAATTGGGCGTTGATATCGATAATCTGTTGTGTTCTCAGCCGGATACCGGTGAGCAGGCGCTGGAAATCTGTGATGCGCTGACGCGTTCCGGCGCGGTGGACGTCATCATTGTCGACTCCGTCGCCGCGCTGACGCCAAAAGCCGAAATCGAGGGCGAAATCGGTGATTCGCATATGGGGCTGGCTGCCCGAATGATGAGCCAGGCGATGCGTAAATTGGCCGGTAACTTGAAGCAGGCTAATACATTGCTGATTTTCATCAACCAGATTCGTATGAAAATCGGCGTGATGTTCGGTAACCCTGAAACGACGACGGGCGGTAACGCGCTGAAATTTTATGCGTCTGTTCGTCTGGATATTCGCCGCATCGGTTCTATCAAGGAAGGTGAAGAAGTCGTCGGCAGTGAAACCCGCGTCAAGGTGGTGAAAAACAAAGTGGCCGCGCCATTCAAACAGGCTGAATTCCAGATTTTGTACGGCGAGGGGATTAACATTTACGGTGAGCTTATCGATCTGGGTGTTAAGCATAAGCTGATCGAGAAAGCGGGCGCCTGGTATAGCTATAACGGCGAGAAGATTGGCCAGGGTAAAGCCAATGCGTGTAATTATCTGAGGGAAAATCCGGCTATTGCGGATGAACTGGATAAGAAACTGCGCGGCATGCTGCTGCATAAGAGCAATGAATTATCTCCTGCTATTGATGGCGAAGCATATGATGAAGCCGCTGTAGATGAAGGCGATAAAGAGTTTTAATGTTGGTTAAATCGTTTGTACCGCAACGGCGTTCATTGAGTTTGTAGATGAGTAAACCATTACGTTATGCAATGAACGTGCTTTCCGTCCGCGATCATAGTGAAGTTGAAATACGCCGCAAACTTGCGGC
This window encodes:
- the yafN gene encoding type I toxin-antitoxin system antitoxin YafN: MERILAEKSINITELRKNPAKYFIDEPVAVLSNNRPAGYMVSAKVFEELIDLLEEKQGRVHTAARFRPSAERLSDIADSGQKLLQNASDKDLTEFTE
- a CDS encoding type II toxin-antitoxin system YafO family toxin: MSIRIFKSALIRQQLSQQELDDLAEDFLSYKKDGVLPDTFGRDAPYDDDRTYPLVKEEQVAHIHLADADAPFPKFLRQFKRTSDQAHLVYCQGAMDPDAYLLIIILKPEAHKMARNNNHMHKIGMMAEAFRMKH
- a CDS encoding cupin domain-containing protein, encoding MYEPINFERKFSLFNEQWTPKVIAEMNDYQFKIVKIQGDFVWHTHEDTDETFIVLNGALRIDFRDGFVNVHAGEMFIVKRGIEHKPYADKEVKLLLIEPRGVLNTGEERGERTAQNDVWI
- a CDS encoding AraC family transcriptional regulator, whose product is MFRSTIKNDWVKLATTSNKFERLEAFFTGHGYDPHRHDTYAIGRTLSGIQSFRYRGSLRHSLAGHTMVLHPDELHDGEAGSSDGFHYRMIYVEPSSIQKVLGGQPLPFIKGGISTDQRLVAATESLLKGMDDTFESLEEDDAIYDLANALSEVGGQKIKRRSYDYRAAERAREYINDLFTETITLDTLSLVSGRDRWNLSRDFRMLYGTSPYRYVTMRRLEYCRRLMLTGQDLTDIALIAGFADQSHMTRHFVKTFGISPGLWLKIITKGLL
- a CDS encoding DUF1349 domain-containing protein, with product MLDSFDWINEPEQWLCDNGKLSVITDDKTDFWRKTWYGFERFSGHIFATGVPGDFTFQAKICADFNTLYDQAGIMFMSDERHWLKAGIEFNDGAPAIGSVLTLENSDWATGIFPGNPREFWLRLTRKGESLRLQYSTDGHHWPLLRLCYFPQGAAKIGVMCCTPERRGLSVDFFDITLTPPMDKTLHDLS
- a CDS encoding MarC family NAAT transporter codes for the protein MLELIQTIGLGLVLILPLANPLTTVALFLGLAGNMSYSERNKQIFQASLYVFIIMTVAFYGGQLVMNTFGISIPGLRIAGGLIVAFIGFRMLFPQQKPEHAPEVASKAAEINNSNSSSTVNIAFVPLAMPSTAGPGTIALIISTASQVKSGVNITPWVLTVAPVLTFMLCGLILWLCLKSSGFIMRLVGKSGIEAISRLMGFLLVCMGVQFIINGTLEIVAKIH
- a CDS encoding SRPBCC family protein gives rise to the protein MLRPPFLKNIGGRGNSGSDEIRSSITINRSAETLFALWRKPETLPVLMNHFATIDILNHTDSRWRVNTPFGALIEWQARIVDEKPGEYIYWRSLEGARIPNEGRLSFKPAPSGSGTEVTLMIHFDPPGGLLGKKISQMFDILSKDMLTKTLRRFKSLAENEENR
- the pncC gene encoding nicotinamide-nucleotide amidase, coding for MTENDILRLSALAGDRLKARGAKMTCAESCTGGWLAKAITDVAGSSGWFDYGFVTYSNQAKQALVGVKENTLASHGAVSSEVVQEMAAGALSAAGADFAVSVSGIAGPDGGTDEKPVGTVWFGFTDNQGHAFTRKALFGGDRHAVRLQSVHFALQTLLDEFLQK
- the recA gene encoding recombinase RecA, whose product is MAIDENKQKALAAALGQIEKQFGKGSIMRLGEDRSMDVETISTGSLSLDIALGAGGLPMGRIVEIYGPESSGKTTLTLQVIAAAQREGKTCAFIDAEHALDPIYAKKLGVDIDNLLCSQPDTGEQALEICDALTRSGAVDVIIVDSVAALTPKAEIEGEIGDSHMGLAARMMSQAMRKLAGNLKQANTLLIFINQIRMKIGVMFGNPETTTGGNALKFYASVRLDIRRIGSIKEGEEVVGSETRVKVVKNKVAAPFKQAEFQILYGEGINIYGELIDLGVKHKLIEKAGAWYSYNGEKIGQGKANACNYLRENPAIADELDKKLRGMLLHKSNELSPAIDGEAYDEAAVDEGDKEF